From one Agathobaculum sp. NTUH-O15-33 genomic stretch:
- a CDS encoding S-layer homology domain-containing protein, whose product MTHRSHLFKRWAAALLSACLLLTLLPTAALAEEGPRTVTHGETIQNDTGESMEVVCGTNSLPYTIPADGKFVYVELGSNLETYEVADDVTHVLATSLGEEVEGGLRFGNLTSSRSAVNITAYNLRQRAEANSNISSAGLELPHNSSLTVRGDCAFYGPILSGRRGFSLGLAGAALTLTVDPDASLTAIGGDSEYPTVTDAGIYAVISLTIVNHGKIECYGGRDTATGAFLTDSSGIYDDSQTSLIVSGSGTLTCLGDRGIDMDNISQVSGTVSLEGGSVTVGGNSHGIQTHGGAVTVAAGVNARVIGGVEGTVEGDTSGLTVIDQTLDEIIGAEDALDLTGETAEKLFLVEMPKYDGSPSYPGTVHWTPAADGAHARLALTAFTQDDTNNSLYLAGGVKLPENTAVDIELSANSALENSDGDAIHAPGGALTFHTDYLETDPDSSLRPSIRGLTAASATFTGGDFSTYGTLDAPVTVTGDAGNVAMLGGETPEGTVSPVPKGLTIIPSTNTHAELYTLDRDTEARAHSYKHLAGSPSNSTITYAGGESYLFAAIVPGAAEEEEEHHNSSSSSTPTYAVVYHANYANGPADVRDSGHRSGASVTLKAADLFKAPEGKTFAGWAESASGSVKYKASEQIKMPANTLNLYAVWNAKGTAPGLNQEDHIAYLSGYPDGSARPEANITREEVAAIFYRLLDDATRDAYHTTSSPFPDVASSRWSAEAIATLANAGILKGEKDGKFYPERPITRAEFAAIAARFDPSDYDGADQFPDIANHWARNEINHAYMRGWVRGTPDGRFEPDRYITRAEAVTLVNRVLNRAPEAASDLLPGMQTFTDNTDAARWYYLDIQEAANAHDYDRKADGVHEKWTALR is encoded by the coding sequence ATGACACACCGATCCCATCTGTTCAAACGCTGGGCGGCGGCGCTGCTTTCCGCCTGCCTGCTGCTGACGCTGCTGCCCACGGCCGCGCTGGCGGAGGAAGGGCCGCGTACGGTGACCCACGGAGAGACCATACAAAACGACACGGGCGAGTCCATGGAGGTGGTCTGCGGTACGAACAGCCTGCCCTACACCATCCCGGCGGACGGCAAATTCGTCTACGTCGAACTGGGCAGCAATCTGGAAACCTATGAGGTCGCGGACGATGTGACCCACGTCCTCGCCACCTCGCTGGGCGAGGAGGTCGAAGGCGGGTTGCGGTTTGGTAACCTCACCTCGTCTAGGAGCGCTGTCAACATTACCGCTTACAACCTCAGGCAGCGCGCAGAGGCGAATAGTAATATTTCCTCGGCCGGTCTCGAACTACCGCACAACAGCAGTTTAACCGTGCGCGGCGATTGCGCGTTCTACGGACCCATTCTCTCTGGACGGAGGGGGTTCTCTCTAGGTCTTGCGGGCGCCGCCCTCACCCTGACTGTTGATCCTGACGCTTCCCTGACCGCCATTGGCGGCGACAGTGAGTACCCCACTGTCACGGACGCCGGCATATATGCAGTGATTTCTCTGACGATTGTCAATCACGGCAAAATCGAGTGCTATGGCGGCAGGGATACCGCTACCGGCGCGTTTTTGACAGACAGCAGCGGTATCTATGATGACTCCCAAACAAGCCTGATCGTTTCCGGCTCTGGCACACTGACGTGTCTGGGCGATCGGGGCATTGATATGGATAACATATCACAAGTTTCCGGTACGGTATCGCTCGAAGGCGGCAGCGTCACCGTGGGCGGCAACTCGCACGGCATCCAAACCCATGGCGGCGCCGTCACGGTCGCCGCAGGCGTGAACGCGCGGGTCATCGGCGGTGTGGAAGGCACGGTAGAGGGCGATACGAGCGGCCTGACCGTGATTGACCAAACGCTGGACGAGATCATTGGCGCGGAGGATGCGCTCGACCTTACCGGCGAAACAGCGGAAAAACTCTTCCTTGTCGAAATGCCGAAATACGACGGATCGCCTTCCTATCCCGGCACGGTCCATTGGACGCCCGCCGCGGACGGCGCGCACGCGCGGCTGGCGCTCACCGCCTTTACGCAGGACGACACGAATAATAGCCTGTATCTCGCGGGCGGCGTCAAACTGCCGGAAAACACGGCTGTCGATATCGAGCTGTCCGCGAATAGCGCCTTGGAAAACAGCGACGGCGACGCGATCCACGCGCCGGGCGGTGCGCTGACCTTCCATACCGATTATCTGGAAACCGACCCCGATAGTTCTCTCCGGCCCTCGATCCGTGGACTGACCGCCGCGTCCGCCACGTTCACCGGCGGCGATTTTTCCACCTACGGCACGCTGGACGCGCCCGTGACCGTCACCGGCGACGCGGGCAATGTGGCAATGCTGGGCGGAGAAACACCGGAAGGGACGGTTTCACCCGTACCGAAGGGTCTCACCATTATCCCCTCCACGAATACGCACGCCGAGCTGTACACGCTGGACCGTGACACGGAAGCGCGCGCCCATTCCTACAAGCACCTTGCAGGCAGCCCGTCGAACAGTACGATCACCTACGCGGGCGGCGAATCCTATTTGTTCGCCGCCATCGTCCCCGGCGCGGCGGAGGAAGAGGAAGAGCACCACAATTCTTCTTCGAGCAGCACGCCCACCTACGCGGTCGTCTACCACGCGAACTATGCCAACGGCCCGGCGGATGTGCGCGACAGCGGCCACCGCTCGGGCGCGTCGGTAACGCTTAAGGCGGCCGATCTGTTTAAAGCGCCGGAAGGCAAGACCTTCGCGGGCTGGGCCGAAAGCGCGAGCGGAAGCGTAAAATACAAGGCAAGCGAGCAGATCAAAATGCCCGCGAACACGCTGAACCTGTACGCGGTGTGGAACGCGAAGGGAACGGCCCCCGGGCTCAACCAAGAGGACCATATCGCCTATCTGAGCGGCTACCCGGACGGCTCGGCCCGGCCCGAAGCGAACATCACCCGTGAAGAAGTAGCGGCCATTTTCTACCGCCTGCTGGACGATGCGACGCGCGACGCATACCATACCACGTCCAGCCCGTTCCCGGACGTGGCAAGCAGCCGGTGGAGCGCCGAAGCGATCGCCACCCTCGCAAACGCGGGCATTTTGAAGGGCGAAAAGGACGGTAAATTCTACCCCGAGCGCCCGATTACCCGCGCCGAGTTCGCCGCCATTGCCGCCCGGTTCGATCCCTCCGATTACGACGGCGCGGACCAATTCCCCGACATTGCGAACCACTGGGCTAGAAATGAGATAAACCACGCATATATGCGTGGTTGGGTCAGGGGTACCCCTGACGGCCGTTTTGAGCCCGACCGGTACATCACCCGCGCCGAAGCGGTCACCCTCGTCAACCGCGTGCTGAACCGCGCGCCCGAAGCGGCAAGCGACCTGCTGCCCGGCATGCAGACCTTTACAGACAACACGGACGCCGCGCGCTGGTACTACCTCGATATTCAGGAAGCCGCGAACGCCCACGATTACGACCGCAAGGCTGACGGCGTTCACGAAAAGTGGACGGCCCTGCGCTAA
- a CDS encoding AbrB/MazE/SpoVT family DNA-binding domain-containing protein: protein MKATGMTRKLDELGRVVLPIELRRSMGIEIKDALEIFVDDNRVILKKYQPGCIFCGNADKVTHYKGKYLCKRCLKKIKEA, encoded by the coding sequence ATGAAAGCAACCGGAATGACAAGAAAGCTGGACGAGCTGGGCCGCGTCGTTTTGCCGATCGAGCTGCGCCGATCCATGGGGATCGAGATCAAGGACGCGCTTGAAATCTTCGTGGACGACAACCGGGTCATTTTGAAAAAGTACCAGCCGGGCTGCATTTTTTGCGGTAACGCGGACAAGGTGACGCATTATAAAGGAAAGTACCTTTGCAAGCGCTGCTTGAAAAAGATAAAAGAAGCGTGA
- a CDS encoding LytR/AlgR family response regulator transcription factor yields MEVVLYEGAPIHPRRVQELAGQAVHAFEGADIHLIHCTTEQELSAAICGAAARDVAGRIDAFPFRTRLKTHLLRLPQIRYFRSADHHLYATLTTGETLVSRTMRISARAALAPLLDRRLFFQISKSTFVNMAHVGSVSLDGVHLDDGAVLAISRKYYAEFLAWSKAAKGKKHD; encoded by the coding sequence ATGGAGGTTGTACTGTACGAGGGGGCGCCGATTCATCCACGACGGGTACAGGAGCTGGCCGGTCAGGCGGTACACGCGTTTGAAGGCGCGGATATCCACTTGATACACTGCACGACCGAGCAGGAGCTTTCCGCCGCTATTTGCGGAGCGGCGGCGAGGGATGTGGCCGGCCGTATCGATGCGTTCCCGTTCCGCACGCGCCTGAAAACGCACCTGCTCCGCTTGCCGCAGATCCGCTATTTCCGCTCGGCGGATCACCACCTCTACGCCACGCTGACGACGGGGGAAACGCTCGTCAGCCGCACCATGCGCATTTCGGCGCGGGCCGCGCTGGCCCCGCTGCTCGACCGGCGCCTGTTCTTTCAAATTAGCAAATCCACCTTTGTGAACATGGCGCATGTCGGCTCGGTCTCGCTGGACGGCGTGCATCTGGACGATGGGGCGGTCCTAGCGATCTCGCGCAAATACTATGCCGAGTTTTTGGCATGGAGCAAGGCGGCAAAGGGTAAAAAACACGACTGA
- a CDS encoding LytR/AlgR family response regulator transcription factor: MLHIAICEDTLADAERTRGLLTRYGQARPHLQMQFQHFQTGRMLLDALQRGAHFDLYLLDMLLPDTDGIDLARVLARTGKNHTVIYLTVSREYAVEAFSVRAANYLIKPVDQNTMFAALDEVVAHLGAQIDTCATVRALMGDMRVALSDIVFVEVTGHVFHYHMQSGETIQSKVLRIPFNEVLAELIADKRFLRPHQSYLVNAAHVLHFSPHELVLDDDSQVPISRLRMGEVRRAYMNFLNSGRGTDGIL; this comes from the coding sequence ATGCTACATATCGCCATATGTGAAGACACCTTGGCGGATGCCGAACGGACCCGTGGCCTGCTGACGCGCTACGGACAAGCGCGCCCCCATCTTCAGATGCAATTTCAGCATTTTCAGACCGGCCGCATGCTGCTCGACGCGTTGCAGCGCGGCGCGCATTTCGATCTGTACCTGCTGGACATGCTGCTGCCCGATACGGATGGGATCGATCTGGCCCGCGTGCTGGCGCGCACCGGCAAAAACCACACTGTTATTTACCTGACGGTATCGCGCGAATACGCGGTGGAAGCGTTCAGTGTGCGCGCGGCGAACTATCTGATCAAACCTGTCGACCAAAATACGATGTTTGCCGCGCTGGACGAGGTGGTCGCCCACCTTGGCGCGCAGATCGACACCTGCGCCACGGTGCGCGCGCTGATGGGCGACATGCGCGTGGCGCTAAGCGACATCGTTTTTGTCGAAGTGACCGGTCACGTGTTCCACTACCACATGCAAAGCGGGGAGACGATCCAAAGCAAGGTGCTGCGTATCCCCTTCAACGAAGTGCTGGCCGAGCTGATCGCGGACAAGCGGTTTTTGCGGCCGCACCAATCTTATTTGGTCAACGCCGCACATGTGCTGCATTTTTCGCCGCACGAACTGGTTTTGGACGATGACTCGCAGGTCCCGATTTCCCGTTTGCGTATGGGCGAGGTGCGCCGCGCCTACATGAACTTTTTAAATTCAGGGCGGGGTACTGATGGAATCCTTTGA
- a CDS encoding GHKL domain-containing protein has translation MLHSAAAGWVWLTLIPLSLLFAINSCYLMPLFLHREAVDVWTAVALCAITPLIYVTIHHFLQSMQEQYRAQQNEAVLVAQIHALEQQTERILSAERMNRIFRHDLRHFLQLLKSSALAGDAAELLKVVSTMDKDLTQLAGIGQLHRYTGSVLIDTVLSLTAAQAADLGVDFTVSLTVPEDLPVDMTEFAVVLSNALENALNACSCLPPETPRCIRVVDGGCMGPFFLAIENTISAPVAVDLTTGLPTTDRPDHGYGAKSIAAFAEKYHAVLDYQQTKSTFALRLLFPK, from the coding sequence ATGCTGCATTCCGCGGCAGCCGGGTGGGTATGGCTCACGCTGATTCCGCTTTCGCTGCTTTTCGCGATCAACTCATGTTATTTGATGCCGCTTTTTCTGCACCGTGAAGCGGTGGATGTGTGGACCGCCGTCGCCCTGTGCGCGATCACGCCGCTTATTTATGTCACCATCCACCATTTCCTTCAGTCCATGCAGGAGCAGTACCGCGCGCAGCAGAACGAAGCCGTGCTGGTCGCGCAAATCCACGCGTTGGAGCAGCAGACCGAACGCATCCTTTCCGCCGAACGGATGAACCGCATCTTCCGGCATGATCTGCGGCACTTTCTCCAATTACTGAAAAGCAGCGCGCTCGCGGGCGACGCCGCCGAGCTGCTCAAGGTGGTGAGCACGATGGACAAGGACCTGACCCAGCTTGCCGGGATCGGCCAGCTGCACCGCTATACCGGCAGCGTGCTGATCGACACCGTGCTGTCGCTGACCGCCGCGCAGGCGGCTGATCTGGGCGTGGACTTCACCGTGAGCCTGACGGTACCCGAGGATTTGCCCGTCGATATGACCGAGTTCGCCGTGGTGCTTTCCAACGCGCTTGAAAACGCGCTCAACGCCTGTTCCTGCCTGCCGCCGGAAACGCCGCGCTGCATCCGCGTGGTGGACGGCGGCTGTATGGGCCCGTTCTTTCTCGCCATCGAAAACACGATCAGCGCGCCCGTCGCCGTCGACCTTACCACCGGGCTGCCCACGACCGACCGGCCGGACCATGGCTACGGCGCAAAATCCATCGCCGCTTTCGCGGAAAAATACCACGCCGTTTTAGACTACCAGCAGACCAAAAGCACCTTTGCGCTGCGCCTGCTCTTCCCCAAATAA
- a CDS encoding translation factor GTPase family protein → MKTIGILAHVDAGKTTLSEQILYRAGVRRTLGRVDEGTALLDADEIERRRGITVFLGLAPFTLDGQEFTLLDTPGHADFSAETERAIAAMDAAVVVVSAVEGVQAQTEALWELLREKGVPTLFFINKTDREGADAARVTGALQTELRAPACLYEESERAAEFLAGLDDALLEAYLEQGGFAVRPAAARLFREARYCPVLCGAALRGEGVDELLAALSYLVERRPAHTRTITPFRIRHEAGFGARLTFVRVTGGPLRAKEVWNGEKISELRVYTGEKFVTVPEVEDGAVCAATGLTLPLPTAGAVQPVLTAQVETTADRDEVRRALDTLTDEDPLLAANWRADTGRFEVQAMGEIQLEVLGEVLRTRFGIEAAFSEGRPLYRETILNTVTGYGHYEPLRHYAEVHLRLVPGERGGGVTFDSACPTDVLPAQFQHAVRTHLFEKPLRGVLTGAPLTDVHITLLTGRAHEKHTEGGDFREATRRAVRQGLMQAESRLLEPYYAFTVRCGADSAGRVLAALQRMGCDFTPMDAGAGRFGASGRGPAAPLAGYARELAADTGGTGRLRLAFDGYEPVREQDQAVAAVGYDPARDTENPAHSVFCKKGAGYPVPWDEVPLMIHCK, encoded by the coding sequence GTGAAAACGATCGGTATTTTGGCGCATGTGGACGCGGGCAAGACCACCTTGTCCGAGCAGATATTATACCGCGCGGGCGTGCGGCGCACGCTGGGGCGCGTCGATGAGGGCACGGCGCTGCTCGACGCGGACGAGATAGAGCGGCGGCGCGGCATCACGGTCTTTCTGGGGCTGGCGCCCTTTACGCTGGACGGGCAGGAATTCACGCTGCTCGATACGCCGGGACACGCGGATTTTTCGGCCGAGACCGAGCGCGCGATCGCGGCGATGGACGCGGCCGTTGTCGTGGTCAGCGCGGTCGAGGGCGTGCAGGCGCAGACCGAGGCCCTGTGGGAGCTGCTGCGCGAAAAGGGCGTGCCCACGCTGTTTTTCATCAACAAGACCGACCGGGAAGGCGCGGACGCGGCCCGCGTGACCGGCGCGCTGCAAACGGAGCTGCGCGCGCCCGCCTGCCTGTATGAGGAAAGCGAGCGTGCGGCGGAATTTCTCGCGGGGCTAGACGACGCGCTGCTCGAAGCCTATTTGGAGCAGGGCGGCTTTGCCGTGCGGCCCGCCGCCGCGCGGCTTTTCCGCGAAGCGCGGTATTGCCCCGTGCTTTGCGGCGCGGCGCTCCGGGGCGAAGGGGTGGACGAGCTGCTTGCCGCGCTTTCGTATTTGGTGGAGCGGCGGCCGGCGCACACGCGCACGATCACGCCGTTCCGCATCCGGCACGAGGCGGGCTTTGGGGCGCGGCTGACGTTTGTGCGCGTCACGGGCGGCCCCCTGCGCGCCAAGGAGGTATGGAACGGCGAAAAGATAAGCGAGCTGCGGGTATACACCGGCGAAAAGTTCGTCACCGTTCCGGAGGTGGAGGACGGCGCGGTCTGCGCCGCCACGGGCCTGACCCTGCCGCTGCCCACCGCGGGGGCCGTACAGCCGGTGCTGACCGCGCAGGTGGAAACCACGGCCGACCGCGACGAAGTGCGCCGCGCGCTGGACACATTGACCGATGAGGACCCGCTGCTCGCGGCGAACTGGCGGGCGGATACAGGCCGGTTCGAGGTACAGGCCATGGGCGAGATCCAGCTAGAAGTTTTGGGCGAGGTGCTGCGCACGCGCTTCGGCATAGAGGCGGCGTTCAGCGAGGGGCGGCCCCTTTACCGCGAAACGATTCTCAACACCGTGACCGGCTACGGTCACTATGAACCGCTGCGCCACTATGCCGAGGTGCATTTGCGCCTTGTGCCGGGCGAACGGGGCGGCGGCGTCACGTTTGACAGCGCGTGCCCGACCGACGTGCTGCCCGCGCAGTTCCAGCACGCGGTGCGCACGCATTTGTTTGAAAAGCCGCTGCGCGGCGTGCTGACCGGCGCGCCCCTGACCGATGTGCATATCACGCTTTTAACCGGCCGCGCGCATGAGAAACATACCGAAGGCGGCGATTTCCGCGAAGCGACGCGGCGCGCCGTGCGGCAGGGCCTGATGCAGGCGGAAAGCCGGCTGTTGGAACCGTATTACGCCTTTACGGTGCGCTGCGGCGCGGATAGCGCGGGGCGCGTGCTGGCTGCTTTGCAGCGCATGGGCTGCGATTTTACGCCCATGGACGCTGGCGCGGGCCGGTTTGGCGCTTCGGGCCGGGGGCCCGCCGCGCCGCTTGCCGGATATGCGCGCGAGCTGGCCGCCGATACCGGCGGCACGGGCCGCCTGCGCCTTGCGTTTGACGGGTACGAGCCCGTGCGCGAGCAGGACCAAGCGGTGGCCGCGGTGGGCTATGACCCCGCGCGGGATACGGAAAACCCCGCGCACTCCGTATTCTGCAAGAAAGGCGCGGGCTACCCGGTGCCGTGGGACGAAGTGCCGCTGATGATCCACTGCAAATGA
- a CDS encoding FeoB-associated Cys-rich membrane protein has translation MIPTIIVSALLLAAVFFAFRKVRRQVKNGECPGGCAGCSHQCACHGEKK, from the coding sequence ATGATTCCTACGATTATTGTATCAGCCTTGCTGCTGGCGGCGGTGTTCTTCGCGTTCCGCAAGGTGCGCCGTCAGGTCAAGAACGGCGAGTGCCCCGGCGGCTGCGCCGGCTGCTCTCATCAGTGCGCCTGCCACGGTGAAAAGAAATAA
- the feoB gene encoding ferrous iron transport protein B, with product MQVRLALAGNPNCGKTTMFNELTGATQYVGNWPGVTVEKKEGRWKADREISITDLPGVYSLSPYTLEEVVTRDYLIEEKPDAVMDLVDASNIERNLYLTTQLIEMGVPVVLALNMMDLVRKRGDKIDTKKLSKTLGVPVVETAAVKSEGVQELVQAARRAAQSGQAPAPFAYPEAVEKAVADIEALIVGAVDAAQLRWYAVKLFERDEKVRERLSLAGETMDQIERIVSSTEDALDDDAESIITDARYQYIAEVVRACVVKKKAAQSASDKIDRIVTNRILALPIFALVMLVVYYVSVTTVGTLLTDWTNDTLFGTWIIPGAQSLFEGMGLMPWLTGLLVDGILSGLGAVIGFVPQMLVLFFFLAVLEDCGYMARVAFIMDRIFRKFGLSGKSFIPMLIGSGCGVPAVMASRTIEQERDRRMTIMTTCFVPCSAKLPIIALFAGAIFGNAGWVAFSAYVIGILAIIVSGILLKKTRMFAGDPAPFVMELPAYHVPAAGNVLRSMWERGSSFIRKAGTVILLSTIVIWFGQSFGFEGGSFGMVEDMNHSVLAAVGSLLAPLFAPLGWGDWKATVATVTGLVAKENVVATFGQLYDFAGELSEDGAEIWGTLAAGFTAVSAYSFMVFNLLCAPCFAAMGAIKREMNSAKWTWFAIGYMTVFAYTISLMIYQFGGLLTGALSFGAGTVAAIIILLAYLYLLFRRPARSDTTRGLKRMSVEAG from the coding sequence ATGCAGGTTCGTTTGGCGCTTGCCGGCAACCCGAACTGCGGCAAAACCACAATGTTCAACGAACTCACCGGCGCCACCCAGTATGTGGGCAACTGGCCCGGTGTAACGGTGGAAAAGAAGGAGGGACGCTGGAAGGCGGATCGCGAGATTTCGATCACCGACCTGCCGGGCGTTTATTCGCTGTCGCCCTACACGCTGGAGGAGGTCGTCACCCGCGATTATCTGATCGAGGAAAAGCCGGACGCGGTGATGGATTTGGTCGACGCTTCCAATATCGAACGCAACCTGTATTTGACCACGCAGCTGATCGAAATGGGCGTGCCGGTCGTGCTGGCGCTCAATATGATGGACCTTGTGCGCAAGCGCGGCGATAAGATCGATACGAAAAAGCTTTCCAAAACGCTCGGCGTGCCGGTGGTGGAAACCGCGGCGGTCAAGAGCGAGGGCGTGCAGGAGCTGGTGCAGGCCGCGCGGCGCGCGGCCCAGAGCGGGCAGGCGCCCGCGCCGTTTGCTTATCCAGAGGCTGTGGAAAAAGCCGTGGCCGATATCGAGGCGCTGATCGTGGGTGCGGTGGACGCGGCCCAGCTGCGCTGGTACGCGGTCAAGCTGTTTGAACGGGATGAGAAGGTGCGGGAGCGTCTTAGTCTGGCGGGCGAAACCATGGATCAAATCGAGCGCATCGTTTCCTCTACCGAGGACGCGCTTGACGACGACGCGGAATCCATCATCACGGACGCGCGCTACCAGTATATCGCGGAGGTGGTGCGGGCCTGCGTGGTCAAGAAAAAAGCGGCGCAGTCCGCTTCGGACAAGATCGATCGGATCGTCACGAACCGCATTTTGGCGCTGCCGATATTTGCACTTGTCATGCTGGTGGTGTATTATGTATCTGTGACCACGGTCGGCACGCTGCTGACCGATTGGACGAACGACACCCTGTTCGGCACTTGGATCATTCCGGGCGCGCAGTCCTTATTTGAAGGCATGGGGCTGATGCCTTGGCTGACCGGCCTGCTGGTGGATGGCATTCTGTCCGGCCTTGGCGCGGTAATCGGGTTTGTGCCGCAGATGCTGGTGCTGTTCTTCTTCCTCGCGGTATTGGAGGATTGCGGTTACATGGCGCGCGTGGCCTTTATCATGGACCGTATTTTCCGCAAATTCGGCCTTTCGGGCAAGTCCTTTATCCCGATGCTGATCGGTTCGGGCTGCGGCGTGCCCGCCGTCATGGCCTCGCGCACCATCGAACAGGAGCGCGACCGCCGCATGACGATCATGACCACCTGCTTTGTGCCCTGCTCGGCCAAGCTGCCGATCATCGCCCTGTTCGCGGGCGCGATTTTTGGCAACGCGGGCTGGGTGGCGTTCTCGGCTTACGTGATCGGCATACTTGCAATCATTGTTTCGGGCATTCTGCTCAAGAAAACGCGCATGTTCGCGGGCGATCCCGCGCCGTTCGTTATGGAGCTGCCCGCCTACCATGTGCCCGCGGCGGGCAATGTGCTCCGCTCAATGTGGGAGCGCGGCTCCTCGTTCATCCGTAAGGCGGGCACGGTCATTTTACTTTCGACGATCGTCATCTGGTTCGGCCAGAGCTTTGGCTTTGAAGGCGGCTCGTTCGGCATGGTGGAGGATATGAACCATTCGGTGCTCGCCGCGGTCGGCAGCCTGCTCGCGCCGCTGTTCGCACCGCTCGGCTGGGGCGACTGGAAAGCGACGGTGGCCACGGTCACCGGTTTGGTGGCGAAGGAAAACGTCGTGGCGACCTTCGGACAGCTCTACGACTTCGCGGGCGAGCTGAGCGAGGACGGCGCCGAGATCTGGGGCACGCTGGCCGCCGGGTTCACCGCCGTATCCGCTTATTCGTTCATGGTGTTCAACCTGCTTTGCGCGCCGTGCTTCGCGGCGATGGGCGCGATCAAGCGCGAAATGAACTCGGCCAAGTGGACGTGGTTCGCGATCGGCTACATGACCGTGTTCGCCTATACCATTTCGCTGATGATCTATCAGTTTGGCGGCCTTTTGACCGGCGCACTCTCCTTTGGCGCGGGCACGGTCGCGGCGATCATCATACTGCTTGCCTATCTTTACCTGCTGTTCCGCCGCCCGGCCCGTTCGGATACGACGCGCGGCCTGAAGCGGATGAGCGTGGAAGCGGGCTAA
- a CDS encoding FeoA family protein has translation MGNLRTTKCGATVTVRKVEGEGAVRRRIMDMGITRGAEIFVRKVAPLGDPVEVTVRGYELSLRKADAEKILVD, from the coding sequence ATGGGTAATTTGAGAACGACAAAGTGCGGCGCGACCGTGACCGTGCGCAAGGTCGAAGGCGAGGGCGCGGTGCGCCGCCGCATCATGGATATGGGCATTACGCGCGGCGCTGAAATATTTGTGCGTAAGGTAGCGCCGCTCGGCGACCCGGTAGAGGTCACGGTGCGCGGCTACGAGCTTTCGCTGCGCAAGGCGGACGCTGAAAAAATTCTGGTAGACTAA
- a CDS encoding FeoA family protein — MPLTMLDAGVETTIKTIRGKDRTRQFLQNMGFVEGSRISIVSSMAGNLIVSVKDSRVAISSSMASRIMV; from the coding sequence ATGCCGCTGACGATGCTCGACGCAGGTGTGGAGACCACGATCAAAACGATTCGGGGCAAGGACCGTACCCGGCAGTTTTTACAGAACATGGGTTTTGTTGAGGGGAGCAGGATCAGCATTGTTTCCTCGATGGCGGGCAATTTGATCGTATCGGTCAAGGATTCGCGCGTTGCCATTTCGAGTTCGATGGCTTCCCGCATTATGGTTTAA
- a CDS encoding flavodoxin encodes MGKIAVIYWSQTGNTEMMANAIAEGIASAGVECDVKQVSELSAADAAGYGKLALGCPAMGAEVLEEAEFAPFFTELEGRLGGHKVALFGSYGWGDGQWMRDWCERADHAGADVYLNEGLMVNETPDEAGLSKCRAFGEAFAAY; translated from the coding sequence ATGGGTAAAATCGCAGTGATTTATTGGAGCCAGACCGGCAACACCGAAATGATGGCGAACGCGATCGCGGAAGGCATTGCCTCGGCGGGCGTGGAATGCGATGTCAAGCAGGTCTCCGAACTGTCCGCCGCCGATGCGGCCGGGTATGGCAAGCTGGCGTTGGGGTGCCCGGCCATGGGCGCCGAGGTGTTGGAGGAGGCCGAGTTCGCCCCCTTCTTCACCGAGTTGGAGGGCAGGCTGGGCGGCCACAAGGTGGCGCTGTTCGGCTCCTACGGCTGGGGCGACGGCCAGTGGATGCGCGATTGGTGCGAACGCGCCGATCACGCGGGCGCGGACGTTTACTTAAACGAAGGCCTGATGGTAAACGAAACGCCGGACGAGGCGGGCCTATCGAAGTGCCGCGCGTTCGGCGAGGCTTTTGCCGCGTACTAA
- a CDS encoding DUF3793 family protein — MMEGMLDRLLAAYCSPTLAGIKAGSLVACDRALYPDLPLRIRDYQRAFAPRGFQFEIVCACRERFLLLVYHRDRLAKQLRDERAARLLDHFGYPAGQDLDALLYHLKRRMAGCDSFPHEIGLFLGYPYEDVEGFIRNGGKGCKLSRYWKVYGDAEEANRLFDRLSRVCRAVVSRVEQGESLLHVFAAA; from the coding sequence ATGATGGAAGGTATGCTTGACCGGCTGCTCGCGGCGTATTGCTCGCCGACGCTGGCCGGTATCAAGGCGGGCAGCTTGGTTGCGTGCGACCGCGCGCTTTACCCCGATCTGCCGCTTCGCATTCGGGATTACCAGCGTGCGTTCGCGCCGCGCGGTTTCCAATTTGAGATCGTCTGCGCGTGCAGGGAACGGTTTCTGCTGCTGGTTTACCACCGGGACCGTCTTGCAAAACAGCTGAGGGATGAACGCGCCGCGCGCTTGCTTGACCATTTCGGTTACCCCGCGGGGCAGGATTTGGACGCGCTCCTGTATCACCTGAAACGCCGTATGGCAGGGTGCGATAGCTTTCCGCACGAAATCGGCCTGTTTTTGGGCTATCCTTATGAGGATGTGGAAGGTTTCATCCGCAACGGCGGGAAGGGCTGCAAACTTTCGCGCTACTGGAAGGTATACGGCGACGCGGAAGAGGCAAACCGGTTATTTGACCGCTTATCGCGGGTATGCCGCGCGGTCGTTTCGCGTGTGGAGCAGGGCGAAAGCCTACTGCACGTGTTCGCCGCGGCATAG